One stretch of Armigeres subalbatus isolate Guangzhou_Male chromosome 2, GZ_Asu_2, whole genome shotgun sequence DNA includes these proteins:
- the LOC134211302 gene encoding retinol dehydrogenase 12 isoform X1 — MSTSLLYLLIPVGIGAGVYLIRKLRELQWGWVRNNFSLRDKVYIVTGSNTGLGFETAKALVARQATVIMACRNMEKASHAISEIRQETSEGELIPLELDLASFDSIHKFAAEIKAKYPTFDCLINNAGLAMQTPHYTEENYEVHFGVNHLGHFLLVDLLKDNIKNNSARVVVVSSKMHEKNAKVDFDNLGKWVDRARGDRFNNLYNNSKLMNFYFARELYKKGYDVHVLCPGLCHTDFFRDYNPKWYHYVLFSPVVWLMLRSAKQGAQNIIHCATENVNTADKNPATGYFIANVKQTKSKVAFDDQISERLWKESVREINEHKK, encoded by the exons ATGTCCACATCTTTGTTGTACCTCCTGATCCCGGTTGGGATCGGTGCTGGCGTTTATTTGATCCGCAAGCTACGTGAGCTCCAGTGGGGCTGGGTTCGCAACAATTTCTCCCTTCGTGACAAAGTCTACATCGTGACGGGCAGCAACACCGGGTTGGGATTCGAAACGGCCAAAGCGCTGGTTGCCCGTCAAGCAACCGTCATCATGGCGTGTCGCAACATGGAAAAGGCAAGTCACGCTATCTCGGAGATTCGCCAGGAGACTAGCGAAGGTGAACTGATCCCGCTGGAGCTGGATTTGGCTTCGTTCGACTCGATCCATAAGTTTGCCGCGGAAATTAAGGCCAAATATCCGACGTTCGATTGCCTGATCAACAATGCCGGTTTGGCCATGCAAACGCCACACTACACAGAGGAGAACTACGAAGTGCACTTTGGTGTTAATCATTTGGGTCATTTTCTGTTGGTGGACTTGCTGAAGGATAACATCAAAAACAACTCAGCCCGTGTCGTAGTGGTTTCGTCGAAAATGCACGAAAAGAACGCAAAGGTGGACTTCGACAACCTGGGAAAATGGGTCGATCGAGCTCGAGGCGACCGGTTCAACAATCTCTACAACAATTCCAAGCTGATGAACTTCTACTTTGCGCGAGAGTTGTACAAAAAGGGTTACGATGTCCATGTCCTTTGTCCGGGTCTGTGTCATACGGATTTCTTCAGGGACTACAACCCGAAGTGGTACCATTACGTGCTATTTTCACCAGTTGTTTGGCTAATGCTTCGATCTGCGAAGCAG GGGGCTCAAAATATAATTCATTGTGCTACGGAGAACGTCAACACGGCGGATAAAAATCCAGCTACGGGATACTTCATTGCCAAtgtgaaacaaacaaaatctaAGGTTGCCTTTGATGATCAGATTTCGGAGCGATTGTGGAAAGAAAGTGTGCGTGAGATTAATGAGCATAAAAAATGA